In Bdellovibrionota bacterium, a genomic segment contains:
- a CDS encoding recombinase family protein: MTNSFQLLAEGEVLFAVMAIRYFLYVRKSTDSEERQMLSIEAQLAEVRVLAEKEHLQIVAEFTESMTAKMPGRPIFNQMIARVERGDAQGILSWHPDRLARNSIDGGRIVYLLDCGKLTSLKFPTFWFENTPQGKFMMSLAFGQSKLYVDSLSENVRRGIRQKLRRGEWPGWAPIGYLNDKTSRKIVVDPIEGPRVRRLFETYASGRVRLNDLRDQAHEWGMKSRTGKPLHRSHIHVMLSNAFYFGLLKHAGEVYQGTHEPMVSKDLFDQVQSVLHRLGRTHFSRKHHFPFLGLAKCVTCDGGITAERQRGHHYYRCSRKRGRCTEPYLREESFADQIQRAIAAVALPDDTFQKMLAALAKEQEASSQPIEKLKAETRETVGDISKKLDRLLDAHLDETIEKAEYLSKKELLLNEKLRLEERLRKLEQTRMGWLEPTKNFLIAAHRAGAIATSDDMAERKEFLKKIGSNVRLGAKRLRFDYEKPWVILARAEKNANWSG, from the coding sequence TTGACGAATTCTTTCCAACTCTTGGCCGAAGGCGAGGTACTCTTCGCGGTCATGGCCATCCGCTATTTTCTTTACGTTCGCAAATCTACCGACTCCGAAGAACGTCAAATGCTCTCGATTGAAGCCCAACTTGCGGAGGTTCGGGTTCTTGCCGAGAAGGAGCATCTCCAAATCGTCGCCGAATTCACGGAATCCATGACCGCGAAGATGCCCGGCCGCCCAATTTTCAATCAAATGATTGCTCGTGTCGAACGCGGAGATGCTCAAGGCATTCTTTCGTGGCACCCGGATCGTCTGGCTCGCAATTCGATCGATGGCGGCCGTATTGTTTACCTCTTGGATTGTGGAAAATTAACGTCTTTGAAATTTCCAACGTTTTGGTTTGAAAACACCCCGCAAGGCAAGTTTATGATGAGCCTCGCCTTCGGCCAGAGCAAACTGTACGTCGATAGTTTGTCGGAAAATGTTCGCCGCGGCATCCGGCAAAAGCTCCGACGAGGTGAATGGCCCGGCTGGGCGCCGATTGGCTATCTCAACGATAAGACTTCACGCAAAATCGTCGTCGATCCTATTGAAGGCCCGCGGGTTCGCCGCCTCTTTGAGACATATGCGTCCGGCCGCGTAAGACTCAATGACCTTCGAGACCAGGCCCATGAATGGGGGATGAAAAGCCGAACAGGGAAACCGCTTCATCGTTCTCATATCCATGTCATGCTTTCAAACGCCTTCTATTTCGGTCTCCTCAAGCACGCGGGAGAGGTTTATCAAGGCACACATGAGCCCATGGTCTCGAAGGACCTTTTTGACCAAGTGCAATCGGTTCTTCATCGACTCGGCCGGACGCATTTCTCTCGAAAACATCATTTCCCGTTCCTTGGCCTGGCCAAATGCGTGACTTGCGATGGCGGTATCACAGCCGAAAGACAGAGAGGTCACCACTATTATCGCTGCAGCCGAAAACGGGGGCGATGTACCGAGCCGTATCTCCGAGAAGAGAGTTTTGCCGACCAGATTCAACGCGCCATCGCGGCTGTGGCGCTGCCGGATGACACGTTTCAAAAAATGCTCGCGGCGTTGGCCAAGGAACAGGAAGCGTCAAGCCAGCCCATCGAGAAGCTGAAAGCAGAAACGAGGGAAACTGTCGGCGATATTTCAAAGAAACTGGACCGCTTGCTCGACGCCCATCTCGACGAAACAATTGAGAAGGCTGAATACCTCTCCAAGAAGGAATTGCTTCTCAATGAAAAACTCCGTCTCGAAGAGCGTCTTCGCAAGTTGGAACAGACTCGAATGGGCTGGCTCGAACCGACAAAAAATTTCCTCATTGCGGCTCACCGCGCGGGGGCTATCGCGACGAGCGACGACATGGCCGAAAGGAAAGAATTCCTCAAGAAAATCGGGTCGAACGTTCGGCTGGGCGCCAAAAGGCTCCGGTTTGATTACGAAAAGCCCTGGGTAATCCTCGCGCGCGCCGAAAAAAACGCGAACTGGTCGGGGTGA
- a CDS encoding M23 family metallopeptidase has protein sequence MNRTSVPSIPRTWEVLLRPESFHAIRFGSSTIAISLVCLLALAFFSIADYREVVFQDRENALNVAQSKQDQERTQFAQWLQEKERDFNRYLWITGELSSEQSDTPATQSAEVPSYDALRAGIERLENRIRVLSDFQARDEDYFWYVPSISPVALEEDFTLATGPLTMKEIRRGLSGVSSKHGVRVHPIDGKKEMHYGIDIFCPLDTKVRATANGTVLFVGQYSADEDNLRHSFGNFVTIGHGDTGIETLYAHLDKVLVRKGQVVHRGDAIASSGNTGSSTGPHVHYEVIRNGIKVNPLNYISDVPLVEAGKKIFYVKNRKAPSSKKLAWRSR, from the coding sequence GTGAACAGAACCAGCGTTCCTTCGATCCCGCGAACCTGGGAGGTTCTTCTTCGGCCCGAATCTTTTCACGCGATTCGCTTCGGCTCGTCTACGATAGCCATTTCTCTCGTCTGCTTGCTGGCCCTGGCTTTTTTCTCGATCGCCGACTATCGCGAAGTGGTTTTCCAGGATCGCGAAAACGCCCTAAATGTCGCGCAATCCAAACAGGATCAAGAACGAACTCAATTCGCTCAGTGGCTTCAAGAGAAAGAACGGGATTTCAATCGGTATCTGTGGATTACGGGTGAACTGTCGTCGGAACAATCCGACACCCCCGCGACTCAGAGTGCGGAAGTACCCTCCTACGATGCGTTGCGGGCGGGTATCGAGCGCCTGGAAAACCGGATTCGCGTCCTGTCCGATTTTCAGGCGCGGGATGAGGATTATTTCTGGTACGTGCCCTCGATTTCACCGGTCGCACTGGAGGAAGATTTCACGCTGGCCACCGGCCCTCTGACGATGAAGGAAATCCGGCGAGGATTATCGGGCGTGTCCTCCAAGCACGGGGTTCGAGTTCACCCGATCGACGGAAAAAAGGAGATGCACTACGGAATAGACATCTTCTGTCCTCTGGATACCAAAGTGAGGGCCACGGCCAATGGAACCGTCTTATTCGTCGGACAGTACAGCGCCGACGAGGACAATCTACGCCACAGTTTCGGAAATTTTGTAACGATCGGCCATGGCGATACGGGTATCGAGACTCTCTATGCGCACCTGGATAAAGTCTTGGTGCGTAAGGGGCAGGTGGTTCACCGCGGCGATGCGATTGCGTCCAGCGGAAACACCGGTTCGAGCACCGGTCCGCATGTCCATTACGAAGTCATTCGAAACGGAATCAAAGTAAACCCCTTGAATTACATTTCCGACGTGCCGCTCGTGGAAGCCGGGAAGAAAATCTTCTACGTCAAGAATCGGAAGGCGCCTTCAAGCAAAAAACTCGCTTGGAGGAGCCGGTGA
- a CDS encoding HU family DNA-binding protein, which translates to MTKAELVEKVATSLKHRELSKAAINEISDALFENLAKGVKKDRRFTYPGFGTFTVRMRKARKGRNPQTGAVINIPASKTIGFRPSPELKQTL; encoded by the coding sequence ATGACAAAGGCAGAATTGGTTGAAAAAGTAGCAACGTCCTTGAAGCATCGCGAACTTTCGAAAGCCGCCATCAACGAGATTTCCGACGCTCTTTTTGAGAACCTCGCCAAAGGGGTGAAGAAAGACCGCCGGTTCACGTATCCCGGTTTTGGAACGTTCACGGTGCGCATGCGGAAAGCCCGCAAAGGCCGAAATCCGCAGACCGGTGCCGTGATCAATATTCCGGCAAGCAAAACGATCGGCTTCCGACCGTCACCGGAGCTGAAGCAGACGTTATAG
- a CDS encoding transglycosylase SLT domain-containing protein, translated as MWPLALLPAALASPHVSMELDGQRFFTTDLTEPQMDAVRAEIESDIRTERRKKDLPSDQKSALDMAEGLLHLNQGNLKKAIEYFHKAQKDSLLQDAALFYEARALRRLGTDAGQAGNPGDSINRCNEALAVLSRLAETDAGPFSDRAPEEHAQATLCYVRGLLKKNRTQEVRPQLFSILQSDMSLDDADRKLFWASMARILISEDEPVEARYWVDRGLQTFPEEPAFQELVKDLPPLPTLPARSMYRESWSQGRPRPQPEEKLFREAVDLQKKGHAPDAVEKLTLILRQYPNTIAAEKASVRLRSLVVEQLGYGSKSFAGIIHHLPAAPLHDLARAVWDEGFNREGAKIFEVFVKRFPDHPKCGGALYALGRIAEDRSRWSDARKWFEAIVRAHSTNSFFERAHFKVAWLSYLMKDFQKSIEYLQYGLSLRGRSMDPGEYLYWLAQAYDRSGRSKEARKYREELGKTAPLSYYAFLSDQLPTINQVLPSAPPPSDFWNSYRLRKARSYLSAGIPYGAAKVLDGVDLDIDPAASEWVALLYAVAREHSSAIRLTGDLIRRERRAGIPKHLAEIYFPVEFDETIRQYASSNELDPLLLFSLIKQESAYQENAESRTGALGLMQLMPQTAREVTKEGGESVPEKTELLVSHRNVELGARYLKKQLINYNGNLVYALAAYNAGPRKVDIWVRQWKKLPNEEFIELIPFPETRNYVKSIVRNYAFYAQLLEQRKVQPSDLQLVTRK; from the coding sequence ATGTGGCCTCTTGCGTTGCTTCCGGCGGCCCTTGCCTCTCCCCACGTTTCGATGGAATTGGACGGCCAGCGGTTTTTCACCACGGATTTGACGGAACCCCAGATGGACGCCGTTCGAGCGGAAATCGAAAGCGACATTCGTACGGAGCGACGGAAAAAAGACCTCCCGAGCGATCAGAAATCGGCTCTCGATATGGCGGAGGGGCTTCTTCACTTGAATCAGGGGAACCTGAAAAAAGCGATCGAATATTTTCACAAGGCCCAAAAAGACTCTCTCCTTCAGGACGCCGCCCTTTTTTATGAGGCACGTGCGCTTCGTCGTCTGGGGACGGACGCCGGTCAGGCCGGCAACCCAGGCGACAGCATCAACCGCTGCAACGAAGCTTTGGCGGTTCTGTCGCGCCTCGCGGAGACGGACGCCGGCCCCTTTTCCGATCGGGCGCCCGAAGAGCACGCCCAAGCGACGCTCTGTTACGTCCGGGGTCTCCTCAAAAAAAACCGGACCCAGGAAGTCCGTCCCCAGCTGTTTTCCATCCTTCAATCGGATATGTCTTTGGACGACGCGGATCGAAAACTCTTCTGGGCCTCCATGGCCCGTATCCTGATCTCGGAAGACGAGCCGGTGGAGGCCCGTTATTGGGTGGACCGGGGCCTTCAAACATTTCCCGAAGAACCGGCCTTTCAGGAATTGGTGAAAGATCTTCCTCCCCTGCCGACCCTTCCGGCGCGGTCGATGTATCGGGAATCTTGGAGCCAAGGCCGCCCCAGGCCTCAACCCGAGGAGAAATTGTTCAGGGAGGCGGTCGACCTTCAAAAAAAGGGGCACGCACCTGATGCGGTTGAGAAGTTGACTCTGATTCTTCGCCAATACCCCAATACCATCGCCGCGGAAAAGGCATCCGTCCGTCTTCGCTCCCTCGTCGTCGAGCAGCTCGGCTACGGTTCAAAATCATTTGCGGGGATCATTCATCACCTTCCGGCGGCGCCTTTACACGATCTCGCCCGCGCGGTTTGGGACGAGGGTTTCAATCGGGAGGGCGCCAAAATCTTTGAAGTTTTCGTGAAACGATTCCCCGATCACCCAAAATGCGGAGGAGCTCTTTACGCTCTCGGTCGGATCGCCGAGGACCGAAGTCGTTGGTCGGATGCTCGGAAGTGGTTCGAGGCAATCGTTCGCGCCCACTCCACGAACAGCTTTTTTGAGCGGGCGCATTTCAAAGTGGCGTGGCTCTCCTATCTGATGAAAGATTTCCAGAAATCGATTGAATATCTCCAGTACGGCCTGTCTCTTCGAGGACGTTCCATGGATCCAGGGGAATATCTGTATTGGCTGGCCCAAGCATACGATCGATCCGGGCGTAGCAAGGAAGCTCGAAAGTATCGAGAAGAACTGGGAAAAACAGCGCCCCTCTCCTATTACGCGTTTCTGTCCGACCAGCTTCCGACCATCAATCAGGTCCTTCCGTCGGCCCCTCCCCCCTCAGATTTTTGGAACTCCTATCGTTTGCGAAAAGCTCGATCCTATCTTTCGGCAGGCATTCCTTACGGCGCCGCGAAAGTGCTCGATGGCGTGGATCTGGATATCGACCCCGCTGCAAGCGAATGGGTCGCTCTCTTGTATGCCGTTGCCCGCGAGCACTCCAGTGCAATTCGATTGACCGGCGATCTGATCCGCCGCGAGCGAAGGGCGGGTATCCCGAAACATTTGGCGGAAATCTATTTCCCCGTGGAGTTCGACGAGACGATCCGTCAATACGCGTCGTCCAACGAGCTGGACCCTCTTTTACTATTCTCTCTCATTAAACAGGAAAGCGCGTACCAAGAGAACGCGGAGAGCCGGACCGGGGCCCTTGGACTGATGCAGCTCATGCCGCAAACGGCCCGTGAAGTTACAAAAGAGGGAGGCGAATCGGTTCCCGAAAAGACCGAATTACTTGTAAGTCATAGAAATGTTGAGCTCGGTGCACGTTACCTAAAGAAACAGTTGATCAACTACAACGGAAATCTTGTTTATGCTCTTGCGGCTTACAACGCGGGTCCCCGCAAAGTGGACATTTGGGTGCGTCAATGGAAGAAACTTCCAAACGAAGAGTTTATCGAGCTCATTCCTTTCCCGGAGACGAGAAATTACGTGAAATCGATCGTTCGAAACTACGCTTTCTACGCTCAATTGCTCGAACAGCGAAAAGTCCAGCCGTCCGATCTTCAGCTTGTCACGCGGAAGTGA
- a CDS encoding AMIN domain-containing protein: protein MIKTILEITAKKGYTNIMLKTLLRTVLVIIVLAGVFFFALRMWESRRGAPAFKPEAEIPSISLRQIEISSTANGATVKLSDVSGSNYTIAPVDAPKALLVDVANVQLGLLQTTMISPHALINKIEASRITAQGKLYVRVRIDLNQDVTFRERLQETSLYIDLTPKVVAVAPTPPPVITTPTPQPRAVAKPTAHKKAPPLRPKSQKSVAKKEPKKSTKKRAPIVASRPRAPAPLPMRTPFPEAKPAKRDQVLADLGIDEGLTSPPPAAEPPLPHLEPEGASPPVVAPPPAGAGIETAPPAPAEAPSGTESPPLDLDVMFADGQPTPAAAPTQAPKVAAIPPPTSGKFDTSQILAKLPGVTEIEVSNDGSKTVVTIKRESNTPHKVFKMVNPNRVVVDFLDSANKLKKEYPAYPGTKVERITTQQFAGPDGTIARIMIYVGGLPVYEKSMSGSSLVLKLP from the coding sequence ATGATCAAGACAATTCTTGAGATCACAGCAAAGAAAGGTTACACAAACATTATGCTAAAGACACTTCTGCGCACCGTTCTTGTGATCATCGTTCTGGCCGGCGTGTTTTTCTTCGCTCTTCGAATGTGGGAAAGCCGCCGCGGAGCTCCGGCATTTAAACCGGAGGCCGAGATTCCAAGCATTTCCCTTCGTCAAATCGAGATCTCTTCGACGGCCAACGGCGCGACGGTCAAACTGAGCGACGTTTCGGGCAGCAACTACACCATTGCGCCGGTGGATGCTCCCAAAGCCCTCTTGGTGGATGTAGCCAATGTGCAGTTAGGTCTCCTGCAGACGACGATGATTTCCCCACACGCTTTAATCAATAAAATTGAAGCCTCACGAATCACAGCTCAAGGAAAACTTTATGTCCGGGTGCGGATCGACTTGAACCAGGATGTCACGTTTCGGGAACGCCTGCAGGAAACTTCACTTTATATCGACCTCACACCCAAAGTGGTTGCAGTAGCGCCGACTCCCCCTCCTGTAATAACAACCCCGACGCCGCAACCAAGAGCGGTAGCCAAGCCCACGGCCCATAAGAAAGCTCCTCCGCTCAGACCGAAGTCCCAAAAGTCGGTTGCTAAGAAAGAACCCAAGAAATCCACAAAGAAGCGTGCTCCAATCGTAGCCTCTCGGCCAAGGGCTCCGGCTCCGCTGCCCATGAGAACTCCGTTTCCCGAAGCTAAGCCGGCGAAAAGGGATCAGGTATTGGCTGACCTCGGAATCGACGAGGGACTGACGTCGCCTCCTCCCGCGGCAGAACCTCCTCTTCCACATCTGGAGCCCGAAGGCGCCTCACCCCCTGTCGTAGCGCCTCCACCCGCCGGTGCGGGAATCGAAACAGCTCCACCGGCACCGGCCGAAGCCCCTTCGGGAACGGAATCGCCTCCTCTGGACCTTGATGTCATGTTTGCGGATGGACAACCGACACCTGCAGCCGCTCCCACCCAGGCCCCAAAGGTGGCCGCGATCCCGCCTCCAACTTCAGGTAAATTCGACACGTCTCAGATCCTGGCAAAACTTCCGGGAGTCACGGAAATTGAGGTGTCCAACGATGGATCCAAAACGGTGGTGACGATCAAGCGAGAATCAAATACGCCGCATAAAGTGTTTAAAATGGTCAATCCCAACCGCGTCGTTGTCGATTTTCTGGATTCGGCAAACAAGCTCAAGAAGGAGTATCCGGCCTATCCCGGGACTAAAGTCGAACGAATAACCACACAACAGTTCGCCGGACCGGACGGAACGATTGCGCGAATCATGATTTATGTGGGGGGGCTTCCGGTTTATGAAAAATCGATGAGTGGAAGCTCTCTTGTCTTGAAACTGCCTTAA
- a CDS encoding helix-turn-helix domain-containing protein has product MSSFASAQYGVKPKPLFENGIGRLLTVSDVAKLLQCSERTIRNMVSEGRIPTVRPTPRMVRFHSDVLRRWLSERSHPYG; this is encoded by the coding sequence GTGAGCTCGTTCGCATCGGCTCAATACGGTGTAAAGCCGAAACCACTCTTTGAAAACGGAATAGGTCGATTGCTCACAGTCAGTGATGTGGCCAAGCTGCTTCAATGCAGCGAGCGAACGATCCGCAACATGGTTTCGGAAGGCCGAATTCCAACGGTCCGGCCGACGCCCCGGATGGTTCGCTTTCACTCGGACGTCCTTCGCAGATGGTTATCGGAAAGGAGTCATCCTTATGGATAA